In the Mus pahari chromosome 19, PAHARI_EIJ_v1.1, whole genome shotgun sequence genome, one interval contains:
- the LOC110336365 gene encoding histone H3.3-like, which yields MAGTKQTARKSTGGKAPGKQMATKVPHKSAPSTGGVKKPHRYRPGTVALCEIRRNQKSTELLIRKLXFQRLMREIAQDFKTDLXFQSAAIGALQEASAACLVGLFEDTNPCAIMPNV from the coding sequence ATGGCAGGTACAAAGCAGACTGCCCGCAAATCCACCGGTGGTAAAGCACCCGGGAAACAAATGGCTACAAAAGTCCCTCACAAGAGTGCGCCCTCTACTGGAGGGGTGAAGAAACCTCATCGTTACAGGCCTGGTACTGTGGCACTCTGTGAAATCAGACGCAATCAGAAGTCCACTGAACTTCTGATCCGCAAGCTCCNCTTTCAGCGTCTGATGCGAGAAATTGCTCAGGACTTCAAAACAGATCTGNGCTTCCAGAGTGCAGCTATTGGTGCTTTGCAGGAGGCAAGTGCGGCCTGTCTGGTTGGCCTTTTTGAAGATACCAACCCGTGTGCTATCATGCCAAACGTGTAA
- the LOC110336364 gene encoding carcinoembryonic antigen-related cell adhesion molecule 15 translates to MESPPLFLCKGLLLTASLLICWSWPTAALLTSKEMRFSAAEGAKVLFSVPDQEENLLSFSWYKGKDVNENFTIALYKKSSDSLQLGKTVSGREEIYKDGSMMLQAVTPEDTGFYTLQTFKAHGQQEVTYVHLQVYKIVTKPYLQLNHTRLKRKSASIFTCVSPDTGVDINWFFNYKPLNITKRTTLSPEKREITISPVWRADAGIYQCEVSNSFSSKKSNPLLMALAYG, encoded by the exons atggagtcccctcctctgtttctctgcaAAGGGCTCCTGCTCACAG catCACTTTTAATCTGCTGGAGCTGGCCCACTGCAGCACTGCTGACCTCTAAGGAAATGCGCTTTTCGGCTGCTGAAGGGGCAAAGGTGCTTTTCTCTGTTCCTGACCAGGAAGAGaacctcctctccttttcctggtACAAAGGGAAGgatgtaaatgaaaattttacaaTTGCACTTTATAAAAAATCCAGCGATTCACTTCAACTTGGAAAGACTGTCAGCGGCAGGGAAGAAATCTATAAGGATGGCTCCATGATGCTCCAGGCTGTCACCCCGGAAGACACGGGATTCTACACGTTACAAACCTTTAAAGCACATGGTCAACAGGAAGTAACATATGTCCATCTCCAAGTATACA AGATTGTGACAAAGCCCTACCTCCAGCTCAACCACACTAGACTGAAAAGGAAGAGTGCCTCAATTTTCACCTGCGTGTCTCCTGACACCGGAGTGGACATCAATTGGTTCTTCAATTACAAGCCCCTGAATATCACCAAGAGGACCACGCTGTCACCTGAAAAGCGAGAGATCACCATATCTCCTGTCTGGAGGGCAGATGCAGGGATCTATCAGTGCGAAGTCTCTAACTCCTTTAGTTCCAAGAAGTCTAATCCACTGCTCATGGCCTTGGCTTATGGCTAA